The sequence GTCGAAGAGTTTGCCAATGGTATCTATTTCAAAAACTTCAAGATCGAGACCCACAGCGACGGTGCGGATGAAGAGAACACCACTGTTTCCGGTACGGTCGGCAGTAGCTGCCTGGGCGGTTCCGTCGCCTTCAGCACGGCACCGGTAATGCAATCAAACCAGCAGACATACTTCGACGAGTTTGACAATCATGGCGGCAATGTACTTCCGTATGCCGGTATGGTGACGATGAAAGGCAATGGTACGGCAACGGTCGCCTTCGAAAGCAACGCTTCGAACTACACGTCAGCGACCCTGGTTGCGCCGGACGGTACAAGCACGTACGGCAGCTGGGGTTCACTCGCAACCGGTCTTTGTGACTAAGAGACATCTCTCGGAACGAAAGGGGAACGTTTTCCCCTCTCGTCATCTGTGTACCGGTTTTATACCGATACATGTGTGATCCAATCCGCTTCAGTGCATCACACCGACGCGCAATCCTGTTTTTCTTTCCCTGATTACCACGATGAAACCCTTTCCACGCATAAAACAGTATGGAAATATGGCGTTGAGAGTAGATCCCATAGCCCTGAGCGCTGAAAAACCCGAGGACGGGAGAAGATTCTTCTTTTAGTACGAGGACTACGGTACGGTGATGCTGTTCTGCTGCAGCGGTTCGAAAAGCTCCCTCACTTCCGGAAAGAGGGCCGGTACCGCCTTGACGCCAAACACTTCTGCCACGCCGGAGACGAACTCCACGTGCCCTACGGTCTCTCCCGTATCGATATCAACGACCCATACACCGCACAAAGGCTCTTCAATGCGTTCGACGATCGGCAGCCCGGAAAAAGCGCTGTCACGGATCTTCGAAAGACCTATGAAGGCAAGGTTCCCGACAAAATCCAATCCCCTGACAAAACCCGGGAGTTGTGCAACGGTCGTCACCTCTTTGCGTTCCAGGTCCAGCGTCGCGAGGCTGCCTTCTCCCGATTCCAGTACCCAGAGTTTCCCCCGGTACCACCGCGGCGAGTGCGGCATGGAGAGCCCTTCAAACACGATTTCATCCGTTTCAATGTCTATCAGTATGCCGCCGTTGCGCTTGTTCTCGCGCCAGCCGCCCTTCATGTCGGACCGCCCCAGAGCCGTCATGTACTTCGGTCTGCCATCGATCATGCAGAGCCCGTTGAGATGGCATCGGTCTTCCGCGACCATCTCAGTGACGAAATCGGGTCTCCACACCGGTACGAAACTGTGTTCGTAATCCAACTTGCACAGGGTCGAATAGAGCGTATTGACGAACCAGAGGTTGCCTTCGCTGTCCGTTTCCATCTCATGGATATCGATTTTGCCCGTAATATGGATATTGCGGGGCAGATAACACGCATCCAACGGTATGGGAGATTCCAGGGCGTTGCAGGCTCCGGGGATGTTGTGAAACTTGATGATGCTGTAGAGGTCCCCCATATGGATATGGTTCTTATCGACGCAAAGCCCCATCGGGCGCAAAAAAGAGCGAAAATGTGCATTGAGCCTGCTGCCGGTGCTGCGAAGCAGAAACAGTTTCCCGGCCTGATAGGTCGTAACGGCCACCGACACACCGAGATCTTTCAGTAGCAGCGGAACGTCCGGCGTGAACTTGCTCCTGATCTCTGAGGTTTCTTTGCTGTTTTTGGTCTTTTTTTTCGACATCCATATCCTTTCTTTTCCGCATGCTGGAAGATTATAACTTGATCAATGTTAGAGCACCTTTGTCGGGCGTTGCGGTATAGCCATCAGACTCCGTCGTCTCTTCTTCGGCATTTTTATCATCATTACAGCGTCTAATAGACTTTGACTGGCATCACCCAGTCCGGTTCCGCCGACTCGACGCTCTGTTGCTGCAGAAGTGCATTGGACTTCGCGATATCGTCGGCGTTGCTTTTATTGATAAAAACGGCACTGCGTTTCCCAATGCCGAAACTTCGGCGGTACTCCAAACCGTTTGCCGCCGCAAAGGTCTCCGGGTCCACCCCGGGGGCAAAGCGGACAACAATACGCCCGGTCGACACATAGCGGAAGGCAGGTTTTCTTACCCCCGTCCTATAATAGACTTCCCCGGCGTGTGCAGCAGTTCCGTTCTGTGTCCGTGCCTGTTTCGAAGCTGCCTGCTCGTCCCCGTCGAACGTTTTCGCTTCCGCCTTGATAAAAAGCGTCTTTTTCCCGTAGCTGTTCTGTAAATACCGGGACTGCTCTACCGGAGCCGCCGACACCACCACGGCCGCCAATACAGTCGCAATCAGATAGAAAGTCTTCACTGCTTCTCCTTCTAGAAGTGACCGCTAATTCGGATACGCCAGCTTTCCAGCAAACCGCCGTATCCGGCCCTGAGGTCCATCACTTTCAGTCGCCATGTACCCACCGAAGTTTCATCCAGACACCGTACGGTCGAAAACCGCCAATCTGCATAACGCGCGGAACCGAAGAGGTAGTTTTCCCCGCCGACGGCGAGGACACTCTCTGTTCCCGACGGCGAGACGAGAACGATACGGAGGTCATCGATGCGGTCATGGTCTGTCGTGATCCAGACATCGACATGTTCGACCGACATCGCTTCGGTAATAGTGATACCACGCTCAATGCCCGTACTGTTCGCGTCGGGGATCTGAACATTGGCCAAATCGGTATAGCGCCCGATGAGCTGTTCCGGCCCCAGCGTTGTAAACCCTTCCGCCATGGCAACGGCAGCAGCTGCATCCACGACTCCGAAACCATATTTTCCGTTAACAGGCAATCCCGCCCCGTTCAAGGTCCAGCCGCCGTCGGACGCATCGTTCTGACGTGCCGTCCGGGCAAGAATATAGCGGGCATCCCGTCGCGTCAACGCCGGATTGGCCTGAAGCATGAGTGCACAGACACCGGCTACCGACGGGCATGCCGAAGATGTCCCGTTCATAAAGCGGGTGTAGTTTCCATCCGGATTGTTTCCATCCAGCACAGAGTCGCCAAGAACGTTTCCGTCAATATCATACTTTGTATCATGCCCAATTCCGACCCCCGTCAGGTCCGTCGTCACGATCGCGGGATCCGTAAGCCCGTACGCACCCCCCGTTGCGGCGACAAGAACGTTCGCCCCAGTGTTGGAGTAGACACTGAGCCTGCCCGAAGCATCCACCGCGGAAACCGTAATGGCGTATTTACTGTTGTGCAGACTGGAAGTATTGGCATATCCTTCATGGCTGTCGGTACGATCGTTGCCGGCGGCAAAGACATAAATGGCTCCTTTTCCGCCGCGTCCGTTGAGTGCACCCTCTTCCAGAGCATCTTCGAGCACCGGCCCCCAGTCCGTCAATGCCGCCGACGTTATCGGCCCCCAGCTGTTTGAGAAGATGGCGATACCGCTGCGGGAAAACGCATCGGCGAAATCGGAAATCCTCCCCGTTGCCAACACGTTGAAACCGGCCAGCCGCGTCATCGGCGAAACGCCGCGGACCCCAACGGCATTAAACCCCTGCGCGCCGATAATCCCCGCGCATGAAGTACCGTGGTACCCGATATCACTTGCCAGCGGGACGGGGTCTTTCGTACGTGTCCCGTAGTGGTAGCTCATGCTCATGTCAAGATTGTTTTTCAGATCGGGGTGCCCGGACTCGACACCGGTATCGACAACGCCGACGACCACGTCACCGCTGCCGGCATAGGCGGCCGGCAGTCCAGTGATGCCGAGGTCTTCCCCGGCTATGCCACCATCATTTGCACCGGCCGTCTGCCCTGTGTTCTGCAGGTGCCACTGGTAGGGAAAGAGCAGATCCCCCCGGACATTCGTGCCGTCCAGTGGGTCCGTGCCGCCCCACACCTCGGCATAATCATTGACGCCGTCACTGTCGCTGTCGGCCAGTCCGGTATCTGTACCGTAGAGCTGTTCAAAGGCATCCATAAGCCCTTCATGATCACCATCCTGTTTCCAGAGCCCTTCGCTGCCTTCATACAGTCCCGTTGCGTAATAGCCCCCTGCCAATGCGTTGTAACTGTCCGGGTCGTTCAGATCACCGAAATGAACCGAACGGTTGTCTTCGACAATAGAGGGGTTGAAGCGGGTCAGCGTCGCCGCATCGATTGCGCCGCCTGCCGGGTCCGAAGCGAAAAGTTTTCCGGCTACTTTCCCGAGGATCGTTGTGACCGTCGACGGTACGAAAAGGTGACGTTCCGCTGCTACGGCGGCAGCGGCAGAACTGAATAGGTTGACCGACACGTTGCCGTCGCGCAGCGTCCCGAACGTTGCGTAGGCATAAAGCGGGCCGGCGAAACTGCGTATATCATTCTCAAGGACAAATCCATCACCGTCGGGATCGATCTCCTGACCGCCGGTCACTTTCAAGAGCAACATCGTATCTTCCAGGGGCAGCGACGATACCACGAAAGCCCGTGTTGCTGCGAAACGGCCCGCAGCCCTTTCGCTGAAAGGCAGCAGCTCCGTCGCCGTGGCGTTGTACTCCGTACCGTCACGCTGCGGGTCATACGCATTGCTTTTGGCGAAAAACAGCACGCTGCCGTCGAGCTTCATCACTTCGATATCCGCATCGCAAAGCGCTCCCCTGACCGCCGTACTGCCGCCAATGCTTACGGTAACCGTCTCCACCAATGTATCCGATTCGGAATGCGACCCGTCTCCGCACGCCGTGAGCAGCAGAACAGCCATCATTAAAGCGAACAACATAACAGCCGTACTTTTGAAAAGCATCTTCATCCTTTGTTGGCATCCCCGAAATCCGCTTCGTATCACTTATAAAACCAACTTATCAATACAACTTATTATATGACAGGAAAGCTTCACAAAAGAAGAGCATTTTTTTTAACAGTTTTGGGGATATTCAAGCAAACCTTAAGCTTTGCATTCTTACACTGATAATATCTAACACTACTGAACAAGGGGCATATTATGAAACGTTTCAGCGTAATAGGTATTTCCGTCGCAGCGGCGGCATTGATCATGGTCGGCTGCGGCAGCAGCAGTTCCTCGGGACCTTCGGCGCCGTCAGACATCAAAACAGCGGCTAGTATTGACCTCGCGACGGTAGAAAATGCCATGAGCCTGCTTTACAACGGCAATATTGCGGCAGCGACAGCCGGCGCCGACATCAAGCAGGCCATCCAGGTGCAGGTGGCAGCCGCGCTCGGCAGCGGCGATTACAGCCATTCATACACTACTTCATGTGCTATCAGCGGAAGCTACACCTATACGGAATCAGGAAGCCACGATTACCCGGCTGATGGCGGCTGGACGGATACCTATTCCTATTCCTATGAATACGACCACTGTTATGACAATGCGAGTACGACGATCAACGGTGAACCGGTCAACCGCTACTTCTATAACGGGGGCTACTCCTATTCATATTCGGGAACCTATAGCACCGATGCGAACCTGACCAAACAGACATGGCAGGGACAGGACAACTTCAGTTGGGGATATGACAACAATGAGACTACAACGTCCAGAACATATTCACGTAACAATTCCTATAAACAGGTTTGGGAAGCGGATGGCGACTACACCGACGCAACCGGTGTACCGGCATGGAGCATGTATACCCGCTATTACGGCACAGATAAAAGGGTCGATGTCGACAGCAACGGCGACGTTATCGACGGCGACAGAAACACCTTCAACAGGACAGATAAAGACACAGGTGCACAGGACGGCTCCCATCAGAAATTGGTTCGTAACGGTTTCCGTACGGAGTATGAAACCAATGCAAGCGGCGTCGAGAGTATGACCTGGAACGAATACTTCAAAGACTTCGTCATGGAAAGATTCGAGAGCGGTAGCGAAGAGAACGTGACCGTTGACGGCACCTACGGTACCACCTGCCTCGGCGGTACCGTCACGTTCAAAACCGATCCGGTCGTCCAGCAGAACCAGGATGATTACTTCGACGGTGACGGCCTCCATGGAAACAACGTGTTGCCGTATGCAGGTATTGTGACCGTCAGCGGCAGCGCAACGGCCAGCTTTGATGCCAACGCCTCCAACTATTCTACAGTTACCATTGTCGCTCCGGACGCCAATGCTACGTTCAGCCGCTGGAGTGACATCCCTGTCGGCAGCTGTGGCGGTATGATGTAACGTTCCATGGTCTGCAGGAGGGGGGAGTATCCCTTCCTCTGCACCATGCATACCCTCCCGACTTTCAGGCCTCTGATGTATTTTTAGAGAGCTCTAAGTCCCTATCCACGATAATCCAACATCTTAATGACGCGAAAGCATCCATAACCATGACTACCATCTTACAACTGGCGGGACTGCCCGATTCGGACGAGATCGTTCTGGAGACGACAGATGAAACAGGCACACGCCGTTTTCTTGATTTCAACTGGATTCCGCCGCTGCTCGAACCGCTCGATCCATCCCGCTTCCGTTACCTGAAACTGCTCTACGGCGGTGCCGCGAACCCGATCAGCGTCAATATCCGGCCCGATGTCGTCTACAACAGTATCGGCGATCCCGAGCGCTGCATCCGGGCCCTGGACCATGCCCAGCATGCCGCGCGCAGCAACTCCTACCCTTTTATCAATCCGCCGGCCAATATCTCCCGCATCCGCGCAGACCGCCTCTGCGAGACCGTCACCCCCCTCAAAGGGATTACGATGCCCAAAACCGTCCGTCTGACGCCGCATTCACTTGCCGACGTCCGAAATGCATTGGAAGCCCACAATCTTAACCTTCCCGTGCTGTTCAAGGAGGCTGCCGCGGATCCGGAACGGCCGAACCATTACATCCTTGAAACCCTCGACGATCTCCATGCGCTCGAGCGCTTCGCCTTCGACGGCAGGGCCTATTACGCCTCCGCCTTCACCGACTACCGTTCAGCTGACGGTCTCTACCGCCTCTACCGGTTTTATGTTATCGGGGATACCGTCCTACCCGGCCACCTGATCCTCTCCGACCGGTGGCACATCCAAAACGACAAAGAGGCCCATCGGGGCCTGAAGCTGCGGATGACAGCCGTTTTGAAGGAGGAGAAGGATTTTCTCAAAAACTTCCGGAAAAAAAAGTTCCCCGTGCTGCAGACGCTTCGCAACCAGCTCGGGCTCGACTTTTTTGCCGCCGAATGTACGTTGGATAAAAAGGGAGAGCTGATCCTTTTCGGCGTCAACTGTGGCGCGCACTATGCCGATGCCGTCAAGGAAAAGGGCTACTTCGGGGCCAAAGAGATAAACCGCTTTAACGAAGCGGTCGAGAAGATGCTCCTTGACAAATGCACCATGAAAGCGAGTCCTCATGCTTAACGTCCTGAACCTTATCGGTGCCCCCGACAGCAGCCATGCCACCGTCGTATGGAACAATGGGAATCCCCGTGATCTCAAAGTCATATTCGAAGGGACCAATACCCTCGCAATGCTGATGAAACCGGAGAAAATGGCAGTCACGACAGCCACCTTCGGCGGGCGCCGTCCGCAGCAGATCACCCTTCCCCCCGCAGACGTCGTCGTCAATTCCGTCTGCGATCCGGATACCAACACCAATGCGCTTCTGCAGATCGGAGAAACTCTCAAACACTGCAGCGCCCCCGTCATCAACCCGCCTGAACTTACTTTCGCGACCACCCGCGATCGGATCTATACGCTTCTAAAGGACACCCCGGGCCTGATGATGCCCAAGACGGTCCGGATCACGCCGCACCGACTCTCGGAAGTCCCCGAACTCATCAGCGAAAACGGCCTGGATTACCCCTATATCTTCCGTTCGGCGGGCGAACACGGCGGCGGCGGGATGGTACTGGTCGAGCGTGAAGCGGACCTGCCGAAACTCGAACGCTTCGCCTTCGACGGCAGGGATTTCTATGCAATCGCCTTTTACGACTTCCGCGATGCGGACGGTCTCTACCGGAAATACCGCCTGGTCGTCATTGACGGCAAACTCTACCCCCGCCACCTCATCGCCTCGACGTCCTGGAACATCCATGCGGAGTCCCGTAAAGAGCTGATGGAAAAAGACGAAACACTCCAAAACGCGGAAAAAGCCTTTCACGAACACCCGCCGGCATTTTTGAAAGACTACGCGGAGCGCATCTACGAAAAACTCCCGCTGGACTTTTTCGGCATCGACTGCCACATCACGCCCCAGAACGAACTCTTCATCTTCGAGCTAAACACCTGTATGCGTGTCATTGCCGACAAGCCGACCGGGTACCATATCCCGCCGACAGAACGGATCAAATCGGCCTTCTCCGACCTTCTCGCCGCCAAAGCGCGTTAAACCGGCCGGTTACTTGGCGGTAAAGCCCCCATCGACCGGCAGCAGGCTTCCGGTAATGAACGATGCCGCGTCGGAGGCGAGGAAATAGACGGCTTCCGCCACCTCTTCGGGCCGGCCGATCCGTCCCAGCGGGTGCAGTGCACGCTCCTCGGCCAAAACCGCTTCCATATCGGCATCTTCACTGAGCCCCGCAGCGTTGCGCATCGCCTTCATCGCCAGCGGCGTCTCGATGGTCGCCGGACAGACGCAGTTGACACGGATGTTACTTTCAGCGTAATCCAGGGCAAGACTCTTTGTCATTTGCGCCACTGCACCGCGGGTTGCACCGTAGGCGAAACTCTTTCGTTTGCCGATCAGGGACTGATCCGACCCCATCAGCACGACGGCGCCGCCGCCCCGGGCGATCAGCTTCGGCAGCGTGTATTTGAGGGTGAGAAAAACCCCTTTAAGGTTGACACTCATCAGGGCATCCCACTGCGCCTCCGTCGTATCGAGCAGGGTGGCACTCAGATGCTGCCCGGCATTGGCGAAGACGGTGTCAATGCCCCCGAACGCCGCTTCAGCGCTCTCCACCGCGACACGGAGTTCTTCACTGTCGGAGACATCGGCGCAGTAGAAGCGGACACGCTGCGCGTCAAAGGTCTCCGCCACCCTGATGCCGGCAGCCTCGTCCTTGTCAATAAAAAAGACCTGATCCCCGGCCTCGTAGAAACGTTTGACTGCCGCCTTCCCGATACCGCTGGCACCCCCCGTAATAAAAACGGTTTTGGTCATCTTCTCTCCTCTTCCGCTCACTCAATCGCCGCCAACACGGTACAGGGCAGCCCGTCGCTGCCGCTGATACGCAGCGGCGCGACAACGACCTGGCGCAGCGGCGTCGTCTCCCCAACATCTGCAAGATGCATATCTTCGAGCAGAAGCACCGGACGTGACGGATTTAAAAAGGCCCTGTGGGCTTCGCGGCCTGCCTGCGGATGCTGGAAACTGGCGACGGAGATCGTGTCGAACCCCAGCAGGCGCAGTTTCGGGAATCTGGCGACCAGCACGTCAAAAAGCCCTGCCGAAAACCCGGGGTTGCTCTCCCAGTATGCCCGCTCACCGCGGTAGGCCTCCGCACCGGTTTTCACCAGCAGCAGGTCGGTATTGTTTCTGCCCTCGATCGCTTCGAGGCGGCGTATCAGTTCATCTTCAATAAGCAGGCTTTCGGGGGAGACTTCCATAATCAGCGGACGGTCAAACACCCAGTAAGCGGCATCGAAACTTTCGATCTCCTGCCCCTTCTCAAAAAAATGCAGCGGCATATCGACATGGGTCCCCATATGCGCAGGCATACGGAGAAAAGATTCATTTGCGACATCTCCCGCCTCGATCGATGCCAGCCGGTCGCACGCCATCTGCGTGGTGCCGCCGTAAGAAGGCGTCGACCTGTCAAGCAGATGCGACAGATAAATAAACTCCATAGACTCCCCTCTGCCAAAATCGCTATATTTTACTGTGTTCTTCTGCTGTTTCCCCTAATGCTGCACCCGGCTTTGCGCTTCTGTATAATAACGCACCGCATTTGCAAGGAGACCCCATGGCGCTGGGCGCAACGATCTACAAAGTATCCCTTTCCATCTCCGATCTGGACCGCCACTTCTACCATGACTTCGACATGACCGTCGCCCGCCACCCCTCCGAAACGGAAGAGCGGATGATGATGCGCCTGGCTGCTTTTGCCCTGCATGCCGACGAACGGCTTGCCTTTACCAAGGGGATCGTCCAGGAGGATGAACCCGACCTCTGGCTGACCGATTATGACGGCACAATCCGGCTCTGGATCGACCTGGGACAGCCCGACGAGAAGCGGGTCCGCAAGGCGTGCGGCCGTGCCGAAGCGGTGATCATCTACACCTATTCCCGCCGGGCGGCCGACGCATGGTGGCGCCAGAACGGTACCAAGCTGGCGCGTTTCGGCAACCTTCAGGTGATCCAGCTCGATACAGAGGGCGACGCTGCGGCCATGGCAGAACGGAGTATGCAACTCCAGGCGCTGATCCAGGACGGCGAACTGCTTCTGACCGACGACCGGGATCGGCAGCTTAAAATCACGAGGGAGTCATGGGTGTAAGAACGATCCGGCTCGGCAACAACTCCGTTGCAACGATCGACCTTGAGACGGCCGAAGACGGCACGCAGCGGATCGTCAAATCCTCCGAAGACCCCTTTGCGCTGGAGGCGGAAGCGACGATGCTCGAGCACCTCCGGCCCTACCTCCGCGTACCCGAGGTATTCGAGCAAAGCGCAGGACGCCTGGTCATGGAGTACATCCCCAACGACGCCGCCTGCAACGGCGCCTGCGAAGAGGAGATCGCCGATGCCCTGGCCCACCTGCACAGTATCCCCGCCCAGGGTGTCTTCGGGTTCGGCTCCGATACGA is a genomic window of Sulfurimonas sp. HSL1-2 containing:
- a CDS encoding TIGR03032 family protein, giving the protein MSKKKTKNSKETSEIRSKFTPDVPLLLKDLGVSVAVTTYQAGKLFLLRSTGSRLNAHFRSFLRPMGLCVDKNHIHMGDLYSIIKFHNIPGACNALESPIPLDACYLPRNIHITGKIDIHEMETDSEGNLWFVNTLYSTLCKLDYEHSFVPVWRPDFVTEMVAEDRCHLNGLCMIDGRPKYMTALGRSDMKGGWRENKRNGGILIDIETDEIVFEGLSMPHSPRWYRGKLWVLESGEGSLATLDLERKEVTTVAQLPGFVRGLDFVGNLAFIGLSKIRDSAFSGLPIVERIEEPLCGVWVVDIDTGETVGHVEFVSGVAEVFGVKAVPALFPEVRELFEPLQQNSITVP
- a CDS encoding S8 family peptidase, with amino-acid sequence MLFKSTAVMLFALMMAVLLLTACGDGSHSESDTLVETVTVSIGGSTAVRGALCDADIEVMKLDGSVLFFAKSNAYDPQRDGTEYNATATELLPFSERAAGRFAATRAFVVSSLPLEDTMLLLKVTGGQEIDPDGDGFVLENDIRSFAGPLYAYATFGTLRDGNVSVNLFSSAAAAVAAERHLFVPSTVTTILGKVAGKLFASDPAGGAIDAATLTRFNPSIVEDNRSVHFGDLNDPDSYNALAGGYYATGLYEGSEGLWKQDGDHEGLMDAFEQLYGTDTGLADSDSDGVNDYAEVWGGTDPLDGTNVRGDLLFPYQWHLQNTGQTAGANDGGIAGEDLGITGLPAAYAGSGDVVVGVVDTGVESGHPDLKNNLDMSMSYHYGTRTKDPVPLASDIGYHGTSCAGIIGAQGFNAVGVRGVSPMTRLAGFNVLATGRISDFADAFSRSGIAIFSNSWGPITSAALTDWGPVLEDALEEGALNGRGGKGAIYVFAAGNDRTDSHEGYANTSSLHNSKYAITVSAVDASGRLSVYSNTGANVLVAATGGAYGLTDPAIVTTDLTGVGIGHDTKYDIDGNVLGDSVLDGNNPDGNYTRFMNGTSSACPSVAGVCALMLQANPALTRRDARYILARTARQNDASDGGWTLNGAGLPVNGKYGFGVVDAAAAVAMAEGFTTLGPEQLIGRYTDLANVQIPDANSTGIERGITITEAMSVEHVDVWITTDHDRIDDLRIVLVSPSGTESVLAVGGENYLFGSARYADWRFSTVRCLDETSVGTWRLKVMDLRAGYGGLLESWRIRISGHF
- a CDS encoding SDR family NAD(P)-dependent oxidoreductase encodes the protein MTKTVFITGGASGIGKAAVKRFYEAGDQVFFIDKDEAAGIRVAETFDAQRVRFYCADVSDSEELRVAVESAEAAFGGIDTVFANAGQHLSATLLDTTEAQWDALMSVNLKGVFLTLKYTLPKLIARGGGAVVLMGSDQSLIGKRKSFAYGATRGAVAQMTKSLALDYAESNIRVNCVCPATIETPLAMKAMRNAAGLSEDADMEAVLAEERALHPLGRIGRPEEVAEAVYFLASDAASFITGSLLPVDGGFTAK
- a CDS encoding cyclase family protein, with the translated sequence MEFIYLSHLLDRSTPSYGGTTQMACDRLASIEAGDVANESFLRMPAHMGTHVDMPLHFFEKGQEIESFDAAYWVFDRPLIMEVSPESLLIEDELIRRLEAIEGRNNTDLLLVKTGAEAYRGERAYWESNPGFSAGLFDVLVARFPKLRLLGFDTISVASFQHPQAGREAHRAFLNPSRPVLLLEDMHLADVGETTPLRQVVVAPLRISGSDGLPCTVLAAIE
- a CDS encoding YaeQ family protein yields the protein MALGATIYKVSLSISDLDRHFYHDFDMTVARHPSETEERMMMRLAAFALHADERLAFTKGIVQEDEPDLWLTDYDGTIRLWIDLGQPDEKRVRKACGRAEAVIIYTYSRRAADAWWRQNGTKLARFGNLQVIQLDTEGDAAAMAERSMQLQALIQDGELLLTDDRDRQLKITRESWV